The region GCTTTCTGATTCATCAAGGACGAGCAGCACGCCCCCGGCGCAAGTAAAATGACGGTTTGCGCTTGCGCCTTGCACAGTCCGCCCGAATCGGCCGATCAGGCCGCCCGCGGCGGAAAGCTGCACAAAATTATATTCAGTATGAATGAGTTAGGCAAAATTTCTCAGAAATTGGTCGCGAGCGACCAGGTTTCACTGCTCGAAATCGACGACAGCGCGGCCGGACAGCGCATCGATAATTTCCTCCTGCGCGTCTGCAAAGGCGTGCCGAAGAGCCATATCTACCGGATTCTGCGCAGCGGCGAGGTCCGGGTCAATAAGGGTCGGGTCGACGCCCAGTACCGGCTCGCGCACGGCGACATCGTGCGGGTGCCGCCCGTGCGGATCGCGGCGGCCGACCTCGCGCGCGCCGACGCCCCCGTCGTGCAGCCCGCCGCGTTCGAGATCCTGTTCGAGGACGACGCGATGCTCGTCATCAACAAGCCGGCCGGGGTGGCGGTGCATGGCGGCAGCGGCGTCGCGTTCGGCGTGATCGAGCAGCTGCGTGCCGCGCGGCCGCAGGCGAAGTTCCTGGAGCTCGTGCATCGGCTCGACCGCGAGACCTCGGGTATCCTGATGCTCGCCAAGAAGCGCTCGGCGCTCGTCGGCCTGCACGCGCAGATCCGCGACAACCAGCTCGACAAGCGCTACTTCGCCTGCGGGCACGGCGACTGGGCGGCCGACTGGGGCCGCCGCCGCGCGGTCAAGGCGCCGCTCTTCAAGTACTCGACGCCCGACGGCGAGCGCCGGGTGCGGGTGCAGGACGACGGCCTGCCGTCGCACACGGTCTTCAACCTGGTCGATCGTTGGCCTGGCTACGCGCTGCTGGAGGCGGAACTCA is a window of Burkholderia sp. FERM BP-3421 DNA encoding:
- a CDS encoding RluA family pseudouridine synthase, which translates into the protein MNELGKISQKLVASDQVSLLEIDDSAAGQRIDNFLLRVCKGVPKSHIYRILRSGEVRVNKGRVDAQYRLAHGDIVRVPPVRIAAADLARADAPVVQPAAFEILFEDDAMLVINKPAGVAVHGGSGVAFGVIEQLRAARPQAKFLELVHRLDRETSGILMLAKKRSALVGLHAQIRDNQLDKRYFACGHGDWAADWGRRRAVKAPLFKYSTPDGERRVRVQDDGLPSHTVFNLVDRWPGYALLEAELKTGRTHQIRVHLAHLGLPIVGDAKYGDFALNKALARANAMPSLKRMFLHAHRLRVAHPLTGEALQFDAPLPAECRSFIDQLTDLRDTAR